Proteins from one Fragaria vesca subsp. vesca linkage group LG6, FraVesHawaii_1.0, whole genome shotgun sequence genomic window:
- the LOC101305278 gene encoding U-box domain-containing protein 4-like codes for MEAHSSSSSDGGLSVRRALQLIQSDDQALKLQGAQEIRRLTKTSQRCRRQLSGSVGSLVSMLRVHDSPQSHQSALLALLNLAVKDETNKIKIVEAGALEPIITFLHSEDSNLQEYATASLLTLSASASNKPFIGASGSIPLLVEILRHGSPQAKVDSVMALSNLSTYPINLSIILEAKLFPCIVTLLKTCKKSSKTAEKCCALIESLVAFDEGRTALTSEEGGVLSVIEVLESGSLQSREHAVGALLTMCQSDRSKYREALLKEGVIPGLLELTVQGTAKSQSKAQTLLRLLRESPYPRSELEPDTLENIVCNIISQIDGDDQSGKAKKMLAEMVQVSMEQSLRHLQQRALVCTPTDLPISTCTSEVSLK; via the exons ATGGAAGCCCACTCATCATCTTCATCCGACGGTGGTCTAAGCGTCCGTCGGGCTTTGCAACTAATCCAATCCGACGACCAAGCTCTGAAGCTGCAGGGCGCCCAGGAAATTCGACGCCTCACCAAGACCTCGCAGAGGTGTCGGCGCCAACTTTCCGGCTCGGTGGGCTCACTCGTCTCCATGCTCCGAGTTCACGACTCGCCTCAGTCTCATCAGTCTGCCCTCCTCGCTCTCCTCAACCTCGCCGTCAAAGATGAGAC GAACAAAATAAAGATTGTGGAAGCTGGTGCTTTAGAACCCATTATTACTTTCCTTCACTCAGAAGATTCCAATCTGCAGGAGTATGCTACTGCATCTCTGCTCACCTTATCAGCTTCTGCCTCCAACAAGCCTTTCATTGGTGCCTCTGGTTCCATTCCTCTTCTTGTTGAAATCCTTAGACATGGAAGCCCACAAGCCAAAGTTGATTCTGTTATGGCTCTTTCCAATCTTTCAACCTACCCAATCAACCTTAGTATCATTCTTGAAGCGAAACTATTCCCTTGTATAGTTACTTTGTTAAAAACCTGCAAAAAATCTTCAAAGACAGCTGAAAAATGCTGTGCTCTGATAGAATCTTTAGTGGCCTTTGATGAGGGCAGAACTGCCTTGACATCCGAAGAAGGTGGAGTGCTTTCAGTTATTGAGGTGCTTGAAAGTGGATCACTTCAAAGTCGAGAGCACGCTGTTGGTGCTCTTTTAACAATGTGTCAAAGTGACCGATCCAAATATAGAGAGGCACTTCTTAAAGAAGGGGTAATCCCTGGACTTCTTGAGCTCACTGTTCAAGGAACAGCCAAGTCCCAGTCAAAAGCACAGACACTTTTGCGGTTACTGAGGGAGTCCCCATACCCACGATCTGAGCTTGAACCAGACACACTGGAGAATATTGTGTGCAACATTATCTCTCAAATTGATGGTGATGATCAGTCAGGCAAAGCAAAGAAGATGCTAGCCGAGATGGTTCAAGTTAGCATGGAACAGAGCTTGAGACATTTACAGCAAAGGGCTCTGGTATGCACACCAACTGATCTCCCTATCAGTACTTGTACATCTGAGGTTTCTTTAAAATGA